In Micromonospora sp. WMMD980, the following are encoded in one genomic region:
- a CDS encoding chromosome partitioning protein, which produces MVHENDDRTPVPGRPQVPERDVEPLWPPEEIDGVLAAPPWAAPVQPAAPPWPLPRADAPAPSPQATPAPSPQASPVPPQAAARPRADPGPSQPGPAEDAGHGVDAGGPPRPAVGLDLPFTLDQPTPVPIPAPSGHQPGTTTPGPATTFSDAPGPTTSGSVPAPGHHPATSAPATFGDVPGPTTSGPTATGGGPESATPGPEGADDRPAGTPAPAAAGGGGAAPTNGRAASPWAQPPQRGTADPGSTGPTPADGPVPVDGAARADGPSPVDGRTSFGMARVDGPAPVVGPMPVDGSTSFGVARVDGPQQAAGPELSAGEPPRLGPFPPSPGVPMPQPPPYGNGPTYPPVPYPPQQPGPAGQPGWYPPGWPAQTGAPQPGGPTPQPGAIPQPGPTQHGGPTPHGGPTQHVGPTPHAGPTQHAGPAQHAGPPQAPQPQPPALPPGVYPEPGWTPQQAAPPTAEDFARRRQARPVDPVATMGVRAVVNRMGLVRLAPGRHEQEMKRDIEMVRRNFGGLRQVTVVNPKGGAGKTVAILLLAMTFGQKRGGYVLAWDNNETQGTLGMRAQQDFHARTVRDMLRDLGQFQGAHGRVGDLSQYVRSQGEGMFDVLASDESATGGEMLTAAAFAEIRDVVSRFYKLIFVDTGNNVRAQNWQAAMDATDQLVVTMSARNDSAETAARMLDHLEQSGRQRLVRQAVTVVSMPPSRKEIDLPAIQAHFAARTRAVLLAPYERLIDTGEPLRYGQLSAATRDAWLKIAASVAEGL; this is translated from the coding sequence GTGGTGCATGAGAACGACGACCGAACCCCCGTGCCGGGCCGACCGCAGGTGCCGGAGCGGGACGTCGAACCGCTCTGGCCGCCCGAGGAGATCGACGGGGTGCTGGCCGCGCCGCCGTGGGCGGCTCCGGTCCAGCCGGCCGCACCGCCCTGGCCTCTCCCGCGCGCCGACGCCCCGGCCCCGTCGCCGCAGGCCACCCCGGCCCCGTCGCCGCAGGCCAGCCCGGTGCCGCCGCAGGCCGCTGCGAGGCCGCGGGCGGACCCGGGGCCGTCCCAGCCCGGCCCGGCGGAGGATGCGGGTCACGGAGTGGATGCCGGCGGACCACCACGGCCCGCGGTCGGCCTCGATCTTCCGTTCACGCTCGACCAGCCGACACCCGTGCCGATCCCGGCACCCTCCGGCCACCAGCCGGGGACGACCACGCCCGGCCCCGCGACGACCTTCTCCGACGCTCCCGGGCCGACCACGTCCGGCTCCGTGCCGGCCCCCGGCCACCATCCGGCAACGAGCGCGCCGGCGACCTTCGGCGACGTTCCCGGGCCGACCACGTCCGGCCCGACGGCCACCGGGGGTGGACCGGAGTCGGCCACGCCGGGCCCGGAGGGCGCGGACGACCGGCCCGCAGGCACCCCCGCCCCGGCGGCGGCAGGCGGCGGAGGTGCCGCACCGACCAACGGGCGGGCCGCGTCGCCGTGGGCGCAGCCGCCGCAGCGCGGCACGGCCGATCCCGGCTCGACGGGTCCCACCCCGGCCGACGGCCCTGTCCCGGTCGACGGTGCGGCCCGGGCGGACGGCCCGAGCCCGGTCGACGGTCGGACCTCGTTCGGGATGGCGCGGGTCGACGGCCCGGCACCGGTGGTCGGCCCGATGCCGGTAGACGGTTCGACCTCGTTCGGGGTGGCGCGGGTCGACGGTCCGCAGCAGGCAGCGGGACCGGAGCTGTCCGCCGGGGAGCCGCCCCGGCTCGGCCCGTTCCCGCCGTCGCCGGGCGTGCCGATGCCGCAGCCGCCGCCCTACGGCAACGGGCCGACCTACCCGCCGGTCCCCTACCCGCCGCAGCAGCCCGGCCCGGCCGGTCAGCCGGGCTGGTATCCGCCCGGGTGGCCCGCGCAGACCGGGGCACCCCAGCCGGGCGGACCGACGCCGCAGCCCGGAGCGATCCCGCAGCCCGGCCCGACCCAGCACGGCGGCCCGACACCGCACGGCGGGCCGACCCAGCACGTCGGGCCGACACCGCACGCCGGGCCGACCCAGCACGCCGGGCCGGCCCAACACGCCGGGCCACCGCAGGCCCCGCAGCCGCAACCGCCCGCCCTGCCACCCGGCGTGTACCCGGAGCCCGGGTGGACACCGCAGCAGGCGGCACCACCGACCGCCGAGGACTTCGCCCGGCGGCGGCAGGCCCGTCCGGTCGACCCGGTGGCCACCATGGGCGTGCGCGCGGTGGTCAACCGGATGGGGCTGGTCCGGCTCGCGCCGGGTCGCCACGAGCAGGAGATGAAGCGCGACATCGAGATGGTCCGCCGCAACTTCGGCGGGCTGCGCCAGGTGACCGTGGTCAACCCCAAGGGCGGGGCCGGCAAGACGGTGGCCATCCTGCTGCTCGCGATGACCTTCGGGCAGAAGCGCGGCGGGTACGTGCTGGCCTGGGACAACAACGAGACGCAGGGCACCCTCGGGATGCGGGCGCAGCAGGACTTCCACGCCCGCACGGTGCGCGACATGCTCCGCGACCTGGGCCAGTTCCAGGGCGCGCACGGGCGGGTCGGCGACCTGTCGCAGTACGTCCGCTCGCAGGGCGAGGGCATGTTCGACGTGCTCGCCTCGGACGAGTCGGCGACCGGCGGCGAGATGCTGACCGCCGCCGCGTTCGCGGAGATCCGTGACGTGGTCAGCCGCTTCTACAAGCTGATCTTCGTGGACACCGGGAACAACGTCCGGGCGCAGAACTGGCAGGCCGCCATGGACGCGACCGACCAACTCGTGGTCACCATGTCGGCGCGGAACGACTCGGCGGAGACCGCCGCCCGGATGCTCGACCACCTGGAGCAGAGCGGCCGGCAACGACTGGTCCGGCAGGCGGTGACGGTGGTCTCGATGCCGCCGTCCCGCAAGGAGATCGACCTGCCGGCCATCCAGGCCCACTTCGCCGCCCGCACCCGGGCGGTGCTGCTGGCGCCGTACGAGCGGCTCATCGACACCGGCGAACCGCTGCGCTACGGCCAGCTCTCCGCCGCCACCCGCGACGCCTGGTTGAAGATCGCCGCGTCGGTGGCGGAAGGGTTGTAG
- a CDS encoding DUF3151 domain-containing protein, producing MQNLLPEPPATLLPVSEEADAALAAAVEQGTDDAYAEVAARFPTYSAAWAALAGRALNAGQVVPAYAYARTGYHRGLDQLRRSGWKGHGPVPWSHAPNQGFLRCLYVLSRAAGEIGEADEAARCAQFLRDCDPAAGDALASD from the coding sequence ATGCAGAACCTGTTACCTGAGCCACCGGCCACCCTGCTCCCCGTCTCCGAGGAGGCCGACGCCGCGCTCGCCGCCGCTGTCGAGCAGGGCACCGATGACGCGTACGCCGAGGTCGCGGCCCGCTTTCCGACCTACAGCGCGGCCTGGGCGGCGCTGGCCGGCCGCGCGCTCAACGCGGGTCAGGTCGTCCCGGCGTACGCCTACGCCCGCACCGGCTACCACCGGGGCCTGGACCAGCTGCGCCGCAGCGGCTGGAAGGGCCACGGCCCGGTGCCCTGGTCGCACGCGCCCAACCAGGGCTTCCTCCGCTGCCTCTATGTGCTCTCCCGGGCCGCCGGCGAGATCGGCGAGGCGGACGAGGCCGCCCGCTGCGCCCAGTTCCTGCGCGACTGCGACCCGGCCGCCGGGGACGCGCTGGCCAGCGACTGA
- the fbaA gene encoding class II fructose-bisphosphate aldolase yields the protein MPIASPEAYAEMLDRAKAGRYAYPAINVTSSQTLNAALKGFADAESDGIIQVSTGGAEYLSGPSVKDMVTGATAFAAYAHEVAKNYPVNIALHTDHCPKDKLDKFVRPLMAISQERVKNGQEPLFQSHMWDGSAVPVAENLQIAEQLLAEAAKGKIVLEIEVGVVGGEEDGVENAINDKLYTTVDDGLAMVEALGLGEKGRYMAALTFGNVHGVYKPGNVKLRPEVLKQIQDAVGAKYGKDKPLSLVFHGGSGSLLEEIREALDYGVVKMNIDTDTQYAFTRPVADHMLRNYDGVLKIDGEVGNKKQYDPRAWGKLAEAGLAARVVEACEHLRSTGTRMK from the coding sequence ATGCCCATCGCTTCCCCCGAGGCTTACGCGGAGATGCTGGACCGGGCCAAGGCCGGCCGGTACGCGTACCCCGCGATCAACGTGACCTCCTCCCAGACGCTGAACGCGGCGCTCAAGGGTTTCGCCGACGCGGAGAGCGACGGCATCATCCAGGTCTCCACCGGCGGCGCGGAATACCTCTCCGGCCCGTCGGTCAAGGACATGGTGACCGGCGCGACGGCGTTCGCCGCGTACGCGCACGAGGTCGCCAAGAACTACCCGGTGAACATCGCGCTGCACACCGACCACTGCCCGAAGGACAAGCTGGACAAGTTCGTCCGGCCGCTGATGGCCATCTCCCAGGAGCGGGTCAAGAACGGCCAGGAGCCGCTGTTCCAGTCGCACATGTGGGACGGCTCGGCCGTGCCGGTGGCGGAGAACCTGCAGATCGCCGAGCAGCTCCTCGCCGAGGCCGCCAAGGGCAAGATCGTCCTGGAGATCGAGGTCGGCGTCGTCGGTGGCGAGGAGGACGGCGTCGAGAACGCCATCAACGACAAGCTCTACACCACCGTCGACGACGGTCTGGCCATGGTCGAGGCGCTCGGCCTGGGCGAGAAGGGCCGCTACATGGCGGCGCTGACCTTCGGCAACGTGCACGGCGTCTACAAGCCGGGCAACGTCAAGCTCCGCCCCGAGGTGCTCAAGCAGATCCAGGACGCGGTCGGCGCCAAGTACGGCAAGGACAAGCCGCTCAGCCTGGTCTTCCACGGCGGCTCCGGCTCGCTGCTGGAGGAGATCCGGGAGGCGCTGGACTACGGCGTGGTGAAGATGAACATCGACACCGACACCCAGTACGCCTTCACCCGCCCGGTCGCGGACCACATGCTGCGCAACTACGACGGCGTGCTGAAGATCGACGGCGAGGTCGGCAACAAGAAGCAGTACGACCCGCGGGCGTGGGGCAAGCTGGCCGAGGCCGGCCTGGCCGCCCGCGTGGTCGAGGCCTGCGAGCACCTGCGCTCCACCGGCACCCGGATGAAGTGA
- a CDS encoding phage holin family protein → MGFLIRLAITAVALWVATLIVPGVEVTGRNGGNTVFTLIVVALVFGVVNAVLKPLIKVFGCVFYLLTLGLFALVVNALLFLLTDWIAGLLKLPFHVDGFWAAFWGAIVVSVVSWLISVAVPDRLDKR, encoded by the coding sequence GTGGGCTTCCTGATCCGGCTGGCGATCACCGCGGTCGCACTGTGGGTCGCGACGCTGATCGTGCCCGGCGTGGAGGTGACCGGTCGCAACGGTGGCAACACCGTGTTCACGCTGATCGTGGTGGCGCTCGTCTTCGGCGTGGTTAACGCGGTGCTCAAGCCGCTCATCAAGGTGTTCGGCTGCGTGTTCTACCTGCTCACGCTCGGCCTGTTCGCGCTCGTGGTGAACGCCCTGCTGTTCCTGCTCACCGACTGGATCGCCGGCCTGTTGAAGCTGCCGTTCCACGTGGACGGCTTCTGGGCTGCGTTCTGGGGGGCCATCGTGGTGTCGGTGGTGAGCTGGCTGATCAGCGTCGCCGTGCCGGACCGGCTGGACAAGCGGTGA
- a CDS encoding LPXTG cell wall anchor domain-containing protein — translation MLSNSTRRWFAGLGVVGAFVAASATPALAAPPALPEPPADDLLLYANDAIVAPGGPAKAVTLYAFTEALPRDVTVTVDHRAVDAFADVTLTDRMPGCADTAGVLTCQLKGADVIDYVLDLTVKAKDGAAEGTKGDLLLSLAPKGGKAVSTRSTVEIGEGVDLRAPERLGLTGAPGATVRTPLGVANIGDRAVHGTVLLLATMPTLTPTTSYRNCSSVVDFGSTLTVCRFDDDIPAGAARQLDSSSALKIAGDAWAPSRQYGSAFWFTGADFEEFAADVLPADGWQPGSGAALTLVPAPSAQARSLRQTDNDPTNNVTSVEVDVTGNQRADLAATGAELPGTPGRTVTAEVGFVNNGPAMANTFTPGEVVTIAQVTVPAGVKVVKAPEGCSPGTLEEPTGGYGEPGARVYSCEWYDVLHKGDAAVFAFGLKIVEAGGAPGKVELRHFDLGDKGQVADLNPKNDTAALVVAAAEGGQGGGGTLPITGSSTGLIAGVGVLLLAGGAAGYVVSRRRRTHFVA, via the coding sequence ATGCTCAGCAACTCCACCCGGCGTTGGTTCGCCGGGTTGGGCGTCGTAGGCGCGTTCGTCGCCGCCTCCGCCACTCCCGCGCTCGCCGCCCCGCCCGCGCTCCCCGAACCGCCCGCGGACGACCTGCTGCTCTACGCCAACGACGCGATCGTCGCGCCGGGCGGTCCGGCCAAGGCGGTCACCCTCTACGCCTTCACCGAGGCGCTGCCCAGGGACGTCACCGTCACCGTCGACCACCGCGCGGTCGACGCCTTCGCCGACGTCACCCTGACCGACCGGATGCCCGGGTGCGCGGACACCGCGGGCGTCCTCACCTGCCAACTCAAGGGCGCCGACGTCATCGACTACGTGCTCGACCTGACCGTCAAGGCGAAGGACGGGGCCGCGGAGGGCACCAAGGGCGACCTGCTGCTGAGCCTGGCGCCCAAGGGCGGCAAGGCGGTCAGCACGCGGTCGACCGTGGAGATCGGCGAGGGCGTGGACCTTCGGGCGCCGGAGCGGCTCGGCCTGACCGGCGCCCCGGGCGCCACGGTCCGGACCCCGCTCGGCGTGGCGAACATCGGCGACCGTGCCGTGCACGGGACGGTGCTGCTGCTGGCCACCATGCCGACGCTGACGCCGACCACGAGCTACCGCAACTGCTCCTCGGTCGTCGACTTCGGCTCGACGTTGACCGTGTGCCGCTTCGACGACGACATCCCGGCGGGTGCGGCCCGGCAGCTCGACAGCTCCTCGGCCCTGAAGATCGCCGGTGACGCCTGGGCACCGAGCCGCCAGTACGGTTCGGCCTTCTGGTTCACCGGTGCGGACTTCGAGGAGTTCGCCGCGGACGTCCTGCCGGCGGACGGCTGGCAGCCGGGCAGCGGGGCCGCGCTCACGCTGGTGCCGGCGCCGTCCGCGCAGGCCAGGTCGCTGCGGCAGACCGACAACGACCCGACCAACAACGTCACGTCCGTCGAGGTCGACGTGACCGGCAACCAGCGGGCCGATCTCGCCGCCACCGGCGCCGAACTGCCGGGTACGCCCGGCCGCACGGTCACCGCCGAGGTCGGTTTCGTGAACAACGGCCCGGCGATGGCCAACACCTTCACGCCGGGCGAGGTCGTCACGATCGCCCAGGTGACCGTTCCGGCCGGTGTCAAGGTCGTCAAGGCTCCCGAGGGATGCTCGCCGGGCACCCTTGAGGAGCCGACCGGCGGCTACGGCGAGCCGGGCGCGCGCGTCTACTCCTGCGAGTGGTACGACGTGCTGCACAAGGGTGACGCGGCGGTCTTCGCCTTCGGCCTGAAGATCGTCGAGGCGGGCGGCGCGCCGGGCAAGGTGGAGCTGCGTCACTTCGACCTCGGCGACAAGGGCCAGGTCGCCGACCTGAACCCGAAGAACGACACCGCCGCGCTGGTCGTCGCCGCCGCGGAGGGCGGCCAGGGTGGCGGCGGCACGCTGCCGATCACCGGTTCGTCCACCGGCCTGATCGCCGGAGTCGGCGTGCTGCTGCTCGCCGGCGGCGCCGCGGGCTACGTGGTCTCCCGCCGCCGCCGGACCCACTTCGTCGCCTGA